A window of Nerophis ophidion isolate RoL-2023_Sa linkage group LG17, RoL_Noph_v1.0, whole genome shotgun sequence contains these coding sequences:
- the gadd45gb.1 gene encoding growth arrest and DNA-damage-inducible, gamma b, tandem duplicate 1, translated as MTLEEVVSQKSQKSTGTALEDVLVSAKENDSLTVGVYECAKVMNLDPDSVAFCVLATDEEFERDIALQIHFTLIQSFCFDNDISIVRVIDTQRLVDLVSGESAQLEDAHCVLVTNPADGSWEDPALEKLHLFCQESRRLNDWVPEISLPGR; from the exons ATGACTCTTGAGGAAGTTGTGAGCCAGAAAAGCCAGAAAAGCACCGGGACCGCCCTGGAGGACGTGCTGGTGAGCGCCAAAGAGAACGACTCGCTCACCGTGGGCGTCTACGAGTGCGCCAAAGTGATGAATCT TGACCCTGATAGTGTGGCGTTCTGCGTGCTGGCCACGGACGAGGAGTTCGAGCGTGATATCGCCCTGCAAATCCACTTCACCCTCATCCAGTCCTTCTGCTTCGATAACGACATCAGTATCGTCCGTGTGATCGACACGCAGCGTCTGGTCGACCTTGTCTCCGGCGAGTCCGCGCAGCTTGAAGACGCTCATTGTGTCCTCGTCACG AACCCAGCCGATGGTTCTTGGGAGGACCCCGCTCTGGAGAAACTGCACCTGTTCTGCCAGGAGAGCCGGCGTCTGAACGACTGGGTCCCCGAGATCAGCCTCCCCGGGCGCTGA